Part of the Mycolicibacterium mageritense genome is shown below.
GGCCGATGGCATGTGGTGGCCTTGGCGATCGGCGAATCCGCGCGCCCGGCGCGCGACGCGATGCGCGATGCCGTGGTGCGCCTGGGCGGCGCACCGATCCAGGGCGGCCTCTATGTGTCGCCCAACCGGTGGGAGCCGTATGTGCATGCGGCGGCCGACAGACTCGGGGTAGCCGACCGCGTCACGACCCTCACCACGACAGACCTGACGGTCGGGGGCGTGACCGAGCCGCGGGCCCTCGCCGAGCAGTTGTGGCCGCTGGACCGCATCGGCGACGGGCACCGCAGGCTGCTGGCGGCCGCGGAACGCTCGGCCCGCGTCCTGCCGGGGGCCTCGCGCACCTCGCGGCTCGGTGTCGCGATCGAGTTGGCCGCGGAGTTCGCCCGCGCTGTCGAACTCGACCCGCTGTTGCCGCCCCAGCTGTTGCCGCAGCCGTGGATCGGCACCGAGGCCCGCGCCGCCGTCGCGGCCTGCTGGGCGGAGCTGGTACGGAGCGATCAGCGCGAGCCGCTCAACCTTTTCCGCTGGTATGCCGACGTCATCGCGGAGGTAGCCG
Proteins encoded:
- a CDS encoding PaaX family transcriptional regulator C-terminal domain-containing protein; translation: MSMSPEIPTRTLVESLLREDATVDAGELYDVGNALGMNDQQVRLCIKRLVAEGQFIQDGRGRKAVLRATPEVRSTIEPDLDFVRHMYEQDRGRADWDGRWHVVALAIGESARPARDAMRDAVVRLGGAPIQGGLYVSPNRWEPYVHAAADRLGVADRVTTLTTTDLTVGGVTEPRALAEQLWPLDRIGDGHRRLLAAAERSARVLPGASRTSRLGVAIELAAEFARAVELDPLLPPQLLPQPWIGTEARAAVAACWAELVRSDQREPLNLFRWYADVIAEVAAAG